A window of the Lactuca sativa cultivar Salinas chromosome 5, Lsat_Salinas_v11, whole genome shotgun sequence genome harbors these coding sequences:
- the LOC111876578 gene encoding ribonucleoside-diphosphate reductase small chain A: MGSLKNETEHFKGEEEEEPILMEQNQRFCMFPVKYHQLWEMYKKAQASIWTAEEVDLSLDIQQWQKLTESEKQFISHILAFFAASDGIVLENLAARFLNDIQIPEARAFYGFQIAMENVHSEMYSLLLETLIKDPKEKYRLFNAIENIPCVARKANWALNWIKSSNSFAERLVAFACVEGIFFSGSFCSIFWLKKRGLMPGLTFSNKLISRDEGLHCDFACLLHSLLRKQLPWQKVYEIVQEAVEIETEFVCEALPCALIGMNATLMSQYIKFVADRLLVALGCQRKYNVENPFDWMEFISLQGKANFFERRVGDYQKASVMSNLQDGGQNFVFKMDADF; encoded by the exons ATGGGTTCTCTGAAGAATGAAACAGAGCActtcaaaggagaagaagaagaagaaccaaTTTTAATGGAGCAAAACCAGAGATTTTGTATGTTTCCTGTTAAATACCATCAACTTTGGGAGATGTACAAGAAAGCACAAGCTAGTATTTGGACAG CTGAGGAGGTTGATCTCTCTTTAGACATACAACAATGGCAAAAGTTGACTGAATCAGAAAAGCAGTTCATAAGTCATATCTTAGCCTTTTTTGCTGCATCAGATGGAATTGTTTTGGAAAATCTGGCTGCAAGATTTTTAAACGACATTCAGATACCTGAG GCTCGTGCATTTTACGGATTTCAAATTGCAATGGAGAATGTACATTCAG AGATGTATAGCTTGCTATTAGAAACATTAATCAAGGATCCCAAGGAAAAATACAGATTGTTTAATGCAATTGAAAACATTCCTTGTGTTGCAAGAAAAGCCAATTGGGCTTTGAATTGGATTAAAAG CTCCAATTCATTTGCAGAGAGACTTGTTGCGTTTGCATGTGTAGAAGGAATATTTTTCTCAGGAAG TTTTTGTTCAATATTTTGGTTAAAGAAGAGGGGATTAATGCCAGGGTTGACTTTCTCAAATAAACTTATATCTAGAGACGAGGGTCTACATTGTGACTTTGCTTGTCTCCTTCACAG TTTATTACGAAAGCAGCTTCCTTGGCAAAAAGTATATGAAATCGTGCAAGAAGCCGTTGAAATAGAGACCGAGTTTGTGTGTGAAGCTCTTCCGTGTGCACTAATTGGGATGAACGCAACACTTATGAGCCAATACATAAAATTTGTTGCTGACCGTCTCTTG GTTGCGTTGGGTTGTCAAAGGAAGTACAATGTAGAAAATCCATTTGATTGGATGGAGTTCATCTCACTTCA AGGAAAAGCGAACTTCTTTGAGAGAAGGGTGGGGGATTATCAAAAGGCGTCTGTAATGTCAAACCTTCAAGATGGTGGTCAAAATTTCGTCTTTAAAATGGATGCAGATTTCTAG